From Laspinema palackyanum D2c, one genomic window encodes:
- a CDS encoding ABC transporter permease: MTTQKLRLPRFMRSSHGPNLSMQMMGVGLGITLMFVLIALFSPLLISWGWLTDPTEFLSHPIHDAPSWDHWFGTNRLGYDVLSRTLMGSRVAWQVVILATALSMAIGVPLGLVSGYLGGKLDRTLLFLMDTIYTLPGLLLSITLAFVVGRGIFNAAIALSIAYVPQYYRVVRNHTVSVKTELFIEAAQAMGASTWRVLSRYLFLNVIQSVPVLFTLNAADAILILGGLGFLGLGLPEQVPEWGNDLRQALDALPTGIWWTAFFPGCTMTLMVVGLSLLGEGLNEFVNPKMRKE; encoded by the coding sequence ATGACTACCCAGAAACTTCGACTGCCTCGATTCATGCGATCGTCCCACGGTCCCAACTTATCCATGCAAATGATGGGAGTGGGATTAGGGATTACCTTGATGTTCGTGTTAATTGCCTTGTTCTCTCCCCTGTTAATCTCCTGGGGATGGCTAACGGACCCCACAGAATTTCTCAGTCATCCCATCCATGACGCGCCCTCCTGGGACCATTGGTTTGGGACCAATCGCCTGGGATATGATGTCTTGAGCCGGACCTTGATGGGGTCTCGCGTCGCATGGCAAGTCGTGATTTTAGCGACTGCCTTGAGTATGGCGATCGGGGTTCCCCTGGGGTTAGTCAGTGGCTATTTAGGCGGCAAATTAGACCGGACCCTGTTATTTTTGATGGACACAATCTACACCTTGCCGGGATTATTGCTGTCGATTACCTTAGCCTTTGTCGTCGGTAGAGGCATTTTTAATGCTGCGATCGCCCTGAGTATTGCCTACGTTCCCCAGTATTATCGCGTCGTCCGCAATCACACCGTCAGCGTCAAAACCGAACTGTTTATCGAAGCGGCCCAGGCAATGGGGGCCTCCACCTGGCGCGTCCTCTCCCGCTACCTATTTTTAAACGTGATTCAAAGCGTCCCAGTCCTCTTTACCCTCAATGCTGCTGATGCCATCTTAATCCTCGGCGGATTAGGCTTCCTGGGATTAGGACTTCCCGAACAAGTCCCCGAATGGGGAAACGACCTCCGTCAAGCCCTGGATGCCTTACCCACTGGCATTTGGTGGACCGCCTTTTTCCCCGGCTGCACCATGACTTTAATGGTGGTGGGATTGTCCCTTTTGGGAGAAGGATTAAACGAATTTGTTAATCCGAAAATGCGGAAGGAATAG
- a CDS encoding glycosyltransferase family 4 protein, whose translation MKILMISCTFPYPPTLGGTHVRTFNLMKYLSQHHHVILVTQRSPDVTDAEVERLRDWVQDVAIFPPPGASAGQGSLGKVKRFAKFLSQGTPPNVLSRYSPKMQHWVDHYVESVMAKGQNSEFAITCEHSVNEIYVRPEWAEAIASVVDIHSSVYGTCRQLLETNTSENPLRDRLQLPLLQKYEQRYCSKFSGVVVTTTDDQQQIKDLNPNAKISVIPNGVDLEMFPVREVDPGGHRLVFVGAMDILANIDAVRFLALEVFPLIRLRYPDATLALVGSRPVAEVQELANQPGVTVTGQVPSIAEYLHQATVCVIPMRTGYGIKNKTLEAMAAGTPVVASDRGLEGLSVDGPNIPLRALRANEVNEYVTEIGRLFEDRRLRDQLSVNARRLVERDYTWEVAGDRYSSLLTELSAGKS comes from the coding sequence ATGAAAATTTTAATGATATCTTGCACCTTTCCTTATCCACCCACACTGGGGGGAACCCATGTGAGGACCTTTAACTTAATGAAATATCTGAGTCAGCACCATCATGTCATCTTAGTGACCCAGCGATCGCCCGATGTCACCGATGCGGAAGTGGAACGGTTGCGGGATTGGGTGCAAGATGTGGCGATTTTCCCCCCTCCGGGTGCAAGTGCAGGACAAGGCAGTTTAGGAAAAGTGAAGCGCTTTGCCAAATTTCTGAGTCAAGGAACACCGCCAAACGTCCTGTCCCGGTACTCGCCAAAAATGCAGCATTGGGTGGATCATTATGTGGAATCAGTGATGGCTAAAGGTCAGAATTCAGAATTTGCCATTACCTGCGAGCATAGTGTGAACGAGATTTATGTACGTCCCGAGTGGGCAGAAGCGATCGCCAGTGTGGTAGATATTCATAGTTCAGTGTATGGAACCTGTCGGCAACTCCTGGAAACCAACACCTCAGAAAATCCCCTACGCGATCGCCTGCAACTCCCCCTCTTGCAAAAGTATGAACAACGCTACTGTTCTAAATTCTCCGGGGTTGTCGTCACCACAACAGACGACCAACAGCAAATCAAAGACTTAAATCCTAATGCCAAAATTTCCGTCATCCCCAATGGCGTAGATTTAGAGATGTTTCCCGTTCGCGAAGTCGATCCAGGGGGACATCGCCTCGTCTTTGTGGGGGCGATGGACATTTTAGCCAATATTGATGCCGTCAGATTTTTAGCCTTAGAAGTCTTTCCCTTAATCCGCCTGCGGTATCCTGATGCTACCCTGGCCCTCGTGGGCTCCCGACCCGTGGCCGAAGTCCAAGAACTGGCAAACCAACCCGGAGTGACCGTCACAGGTCAGGTCCCGTCGATCGCCGAATATTTGCACCAAGCGACCGTCTGCGTGATTCCCATGCGAACCGGATATGGAATTAAAAATAAAACCCTAGAAGCAATGGCCGCAGGAACCCCCGTGGTTGCCAGCGATCGCGGATTAGAAGGGTTAAGCGTGGATGGACCCAACATCCCCTTACGCGCATTACGCGCCAATGAAGTCAACGAATATGTAACTGAAATCGGGCGTTTATTTGAAGATCGACGTCTGCGAGACCAATTATCCGTGAATGCCCGACGACTGGTAGAACGGGATTATACCTGGGAAGTGGCTGGCGATCGCTACTCCAGCTTATTAACCGAGTTATCCGCAGGCAAATCCTGA
- a CDS encoding SDR family NAD(P)-dependent oxidoreductase — protein MTKSRVEGKVAWVTGGGSGIGRATAMILGQEGARVAVTDIDGEKAAQTASELRQQGYPTLSFQLDVTDENQWQQGLDLVLAEWDQLDVLVNNAGISVAQSITDMNLAQWRQVMAVNLDGVFLGTKYGIIAMKQGKGGSIINVSSASGFKAAPGASAYSTSKAGVRLFSKCAALEAAQTEPRIRVNTVLPGGVRTPLWSSMEGWESFKEQAGGEAELWEKLAEDTPLKRFAEPEEIALAILYLASDESQFVTGAELVIDGGFTA, from the coding sequence ATGACAAAAAGTAGAGTTGAGGGAAAAGTGGCTTGGGTTACGGGTGGAGGTTCGGGAATTGGGCGGGCCACCGCCATGATTTTGGGACAAGAAGGTGCAAGGGTTGCTGTTACTGATATTGATGGAGAAAAAGCCGCCCAAACCGCGTCCGAACTGCGCCAACAGGGATATCCAACCCTGTCGTTTCAACTGGATGTTACCGATGAAAATCAGTGGCAACAGGGCTTAGATTTGGTATTAGCAGAATGGGATCAACTCGATGTTTTAGTCAATAATGCTGGGATATCCGTGGCCCAGTCTATTACTGACATGAACTTAGCCCAATGGCGGCAAGTGATGGCGGTGAATTTAGATGGGGTATTTTTGGGAACAAAATATGGGATAATCGCCATGAAGCAGGGTAAGGGTGGCAGCATTATTAATGTTTCTTCGGCCTCTGGATTTAAAGCGGCCCCCGGTGCCTCAGCCTATTCTACCAGCAAGGCTGGAGTGCGCTTGTTTTCCAAATGTGCGGCATTAGAAGCCGCTCAAACTGAACCTCGGATTCGGGTGAATACCGTGCTACCCGGTGGCGTCAGGACACCCCTTTGGTCGAGTATGGAAGGGTGGGAAAGCTTTAAAGAACAAGCGGGAGGAGAAGCGGAATTATGGGAGAAATTAGCTGAAGATACCCCTTTAAAAAGGTTTGCAGAACCCGAAGAAATTGCTTTAGCTATTCTGTATTTAGCATCAGATGAATCCCAATTTGTAACGGGAGCAGAATTAGTGATTGATGGGGGATTCACGGCGTAA
- a CDS encoding SDH family Clp fold serine proteinase, with translation MNMDFNFLDFIWIFFLLASLQPLWQKRQIETRRYQAISEFERQRNSRVILLIHRQESISLLGIPLSRYISIEDSEQILRAIRLTPPNVPIDLILHTPGGLVLATEQIARALIRHQGKVTVFVPHYAMSGGTMLALASDEIVMDENAVLGPVDPQLGTSPAASILKVLEDKPHSEIDDQTIIMADIARKAIAQVQRFVRTLLEDNIPVQKINPEDIDTIIEKLTTGQVTHDYPITVEEATEMGLPITVGLPHSIYDLMDLYPQAKAARPTVQYIPMPYQNRPMLPEGKGKS, from the coding sequence ATGAATATGGACTTTAATTTCCTAGATTTTATTTGGATTTTTTTCTTACTCGCCTCCTTGCAACCTCTGTGGCAAAAACGTCAAATTGAAACCCGTCGCTATCAAGCGATATCCGAATTTGAACGACAACGAAATAGCCGCGTCATTCTTTTAATTCACCGCCAAGAATCCATTAGTTTACTAGGGATTCCTTTGTCCCGCTATATCAGTATTGAAGACTCAGAACAAATTCTCAGGGCGATTCGCCTGACTCCCCCCAATGTTCCCATTGATTTAATCTTACATACTCCAGGCGGACTGGTTTTAGCCACCGAACAAATTGCCCGGGCCTTAATTCGTCATCAGGGAAAAGTTACTGTTTTTGTTCCCCATTATGCCATGAGTGGAGGGACGATGCTGGCCCTAGCATCCGATGAAATTGTCATGGATGAAAATGCCGTTCTCGGTCCCGTTGACCCGCAGTTAGGAACCTCTCCAGCGGCCAGTATTCTCAAAGTTTTAGAAGACAAGCCCCATTCAGAAATTGACGACCAAACCATAATTATGGCGGATATTGCCCGCAAGGCGATCGCCCAAGTCCAGCGGTTTGTTCGCACCCTCTTAGAAGACAATATTCCCGTCCAAAAAATCAACCCCGAAGATATTGATACCATCATTGAAAAACTAACCACAGGTCAAGTCACTCATGATTATCCCATTACCGTAGAAGAAGCAACGGAAATGGGTTTACCCATAACCGTTGGTTTACCTCATTCTATCTATGACTTAATGGATTTATATCCCCAAGCTAAAGCAGCCCGTCCCACGGTTCAGTATATTCCAATGCCCTATCAAAATCGTCCGATGTTGCCGGAAGGGAAGGGTAAAAGTTGA
- a CDS encoding P-loop NTPase fold protein: MATLEQIIQREPNPFDAETFWSGNFWQEKQNPAFTVDSIHQEAISQIETLLNQVAEDHRTRTVLLEGETGSGKSYLLGRIKRILNRKAFFVYIEPFTASDYIWRHILRYTVDSLLEVPEGEEDSQLMLWLKGLSEFEHRSIMDMIRGDRQVFIRNLRDNYPTGIYNANEFFGVLYDLTNPKFSSLACEWLRGDDLDEESLKILRVQHSIDSEDAAQKILANFGRISAETLPIVLCFDQLDNIARLPDGLIDLPSLFGVNSVIHTQKLKNFLVMISIITDTWKQNAFRIQATDRDRLDAVVLLKQISLYQGEALWASRLSILHRQSATQPPSNLYPLNREKLEDKFPGGKTRPRNVLMLGRQLFQDHKLELMRDRVEYIDVEYTQVMDRETSHSPEPAIDVSEAPSLPPTSETKADLLAAFKLLWLRKFTQTQERISRIRQFSSPELIAMLGEALEALSIQEVKLRFLDSRTYSSYSLSYQFPGTSETVGVAWSEDANLTKFCNFMKVCQEAIAAKQCHRLHLIREESIGNPNNTGYRIYSDIYRTSRHQHLKPDLLSVHYLVTYHSLVNDACGGDLIVGNATPNLSELQTLIRESKILQYCPLLQQLELVPSLPIGEATRELWQPVEDFLLNRAISQQCMARQRLSQEAILQFSHINESEVHHLIEHLCENHPEVAILNPDAKLEDQLVYLVNTQR; this comes from the coding sequence ATGGCAACACTCGAACAAATCATTCAGCGTGAACCGAATCCTTTTGATGCGGAAACCTTTTGGTCAGGTAATTTTTGGCAGGAAAAACAAAATCCGGCGTTTACCGTTGATTCTATTCACCAAGAGGCCATTTCCCAAATCGAAACCTTACTCAATCAGGTGGCCGAGGACCATCGCACTCGCACTGTTTTATTAGAAGGGGAAACCGGGTCGGGAAAATCTTATCTTTTAGGCAGAATCAAGCGGATTCTCAACCGGAAAGCCTTTTTTGTTTATATCGAACCCTTTACCGCCAGTGATTATATTTGGCGGCATATTCTCCGGTACACCGTGGATAGTTTACTGGAAGTTCCCGAGGGAGAAGAAGATTCCCAATTGATGTTGTGGTTAAAAGGGTTATCGGAGTTTGAACATCGCAGTATCATGGATATGATTCGCGGCGATCGCCAGGTGTTTATCCGGAATCTTAGGGATAACTATCCCACGGGAATCTATAATGCTAATGAGTTTTTTGGCGTCCTCTATGACTTGACCAATCCCAAATTTTCGAGTCTCGCCTGCGAATGGTTACGCGGCGATGATTTAGATGAAGAAAGTCTCAAAATCCTCCGCGTGCAACATTCCATCGATAGCGAAGATGCGGCCCAAAAAATCCTCGCCAACTTTGGCAGAATTTCCGCTGAAACTCTCCCGATTGTTCTCTGTTTTGACCAATTAGATAATATCGCCAGGTTGCCCGATGGATTGATTGATTTACCCAGTTTATTTGGGGTCAACTCCGTGATTCACACCCAAAAATTAAAAAACTTTCTGGTGATGATTAGCATCATTACCGATACTTGGAAACAAAATGCCTTTCGCATCCAAGCAACAGATAGGGACCGCCTTGATGCGGTTGTTCTACTCAAACAAATTAGTCTCTATCAAGGGGAGGCACTTTGGGCGAGTCGTTTGTCCATTTTGCATCGTCAATCTGCCACCCAACCCCCTTCTAATTTGTATCCCCTCAACCGAGAAAAGTTAGAGGATAAGTTTCCTGGGGGTAAAACTCGTCCCAGAAATGTTTTGATGTTGGGACGCCAGTTATTTCAGGATCACAAGTTAGAATTAATGCGCGATCGCGTCGAGTATATTGATGTAGAATATACCCAGGTGATGGATCGGGAAACCTCCCATTCCCCTGAACCAGCGATCGATGTTTCAGAAGCGCCCAGTTTACCCCCAACTTCTGAAACTAAAGCCGATTTGCTGGCAGCTTTCAAGTTGTTATGGTTGCGGAAATTTACGCAAACTCAGGAGAGGATTTCCCGAATCCGACAGTTTTCTTCCCCGGAATTAATAGCTATGTTAGGGGAAGCATTAGAAGCATTATCCATCCAAGAGGTGAAGCTACGCTTCCTGGATAGTCGCACTTATAGCAGTTATTCCCTCAGCTATCAATTCCCGGGAACTTCGGAAACCGTTGGGGTGGCATGGAGTGAAGATGCCAATTTGACGAAGTTTTGCAATTTTATGAAAGTCTGCCAAGAGGCGATCGCGGCGAAACAATGCCACAGATTGCACCTGATCCGCGAAGAAAGTATCGGCAATCCTAATAATACCGGATACCGAATTTATAGCGATATTTACCGCACTTCTCGTCATCAGCATCTCAAACCAGACTTACTGTCGGTTCATTATTTAGTCACCTATCACAGTTTAGTCAATGATGCCTGTGGCGGAGATTTAATTGTCGGCAATGCTACCCCAAATTTAAGCGAATTGCAAACCCTGATTCGAGAATCCAAAATTTTGCAATACTGTCCCCTGTTGCAACAATTAGAGTTAGTCCCCAGTCTCCCGATTGGCGAAGCAACTCGGGAATTGTGGCAACCTGTGGAGGATTTTCTGTTAAATCGGGCCATCAGTCAACAATGTATGGCCCGCCAACGGTTATCTCAAGAAGCGATTTTGCAATTTTCCCATATTAACGAATCTGAAGTTCATCATTTAATTGAACATCTTTGCGAAAATCATCCGGAAGTTGCCATCCTGAATCCTGATGCAAAACTGGAAGATCAGTTAGTCTATTTGGTCAACACGCAGCGATAA
- a CDS encoding ATP-binding protein produces the protein MRSPGDCDRLWTKLQPYYTLYSLTEESAVASIDRIIQESVNPFDSTTFRPGNFWQEDQNSAFTVDSIHQEVLTEITSVVNHVTQDHRTRTILLSGDSGSGKSYLLGRIKSTLNSKAFFAYIGPWPESEFIWRHTLRNTVDSLMYVPQGQTESQLLLWLKELAAFQDKSLMKRVFGERQLFIHKLKGTYPAGIYNANEFFGVLYDLTNPKLYPLACEWLKGDDLDEASLKLLRVKRSIDSENAAQQILSNFGKIASATQPIVLCFDNLDNIDRGIDGLINLQALFNVNSIIHNQKLKNFVIIISIITNTWQQNYKRIQPADLARIDTKIRLSAIDLNQAAGLLAMRLYPLHQLSQTPPPSPIYPITEQDLEAKFPGGKTLPRFTLLLGRQLFQEAKQQEGTRTETVISPSPNEVTAAFHLVWVKEFNKTQDKITRLRQFSAPELMQMVREALEALNVSGIQQKLLPSPTYASYSLSYHLPAQLGRIGIVWTEDPNLVSFYHIMKACEKALTMQRCKTLYLIRAERLGTRKNLGNKLYSEIFTGHPHRHILPDMVSIHYLVTYHSLVNAACAGELVVGSLTPNLKELQEMIRHAQILEDCPVLQTLGVFTGYTRIIGVSDNKPKQLGPAGDRSKALKQAKEYLLALVRTQQIMGRTVLIQNTLDQFTDVQEYQVKELLFQLCTENKLFILDETVPESAQLVCVLEAFGKKAKN, from the coding sequence TTGCGATCGCCTGGAGACTGCGATCGCCTCTGGACGAAATTGCAACCCTATTACACCCTGTATTCTCTCACTGAGGAGTCCGCCGTGGCATCTATTGACCGCATTATTCAAGAATCCGTTAACCCCTTCGATTCCACCACCTTTAGACCGGGCAATTTTTGGCAAGAAGACCAAAACTCAGCCTTTACCGTCGATTCCATTCATCAAGAAGTCTTAACTGAAATTACCTCCGTCGTCAATCACGTCACACAAGACCATCGAACCCGGACAATTCTCCTCTCCGGAGATTCCGGATCGGGAAAAAGTTATCTCTTAGGACGGATTAAAAGTACCCTCAATTCCAAAGCATTTTTTGCCTATATCGGACCTTGGCCGGAAAGCGAATTTATTTGGCGGCATACCCTTCGTAATACCGTCGATAGTTTAATGTATGTTCCCCAGGGTCAAACCGAATCCCAATTATTACTTTGGTTAAAAGAATTAGCCGCCTTTCAAGATAAAAGCCTGATGAAACGGGTATTCGGGGAACGGCAACTGTTTATTCATAAATTAAAAGGAACCTATCCCGCTGGAATCTATAACGCCAATGAGTTTTTTGGCGTTCTCTATGACTTAACCAATCCCAAATTATATCCCCTCGCTTGTGAATGGCTAAAAGGGGATGATTTGGACGAAGCCAGTTTAAAACTATTGCGGGTCAAACGGTCCATTGATTCCGAAAATGCTGCCCAGCAAATCTTATCTAATTTTGGTAAAATTGCCTCAGCAACTCAGCCGATAGTTTTATGCTTTGATAACTTAGATAATATTGACCGAGGAATCGATGGATTAATTAATTTACAGGCATTATTTAACGTTAATTCGATTATTCATAACCAAAAACTCAAAAATTTTGTTATTATTATTAGTATCATCACCAACACATGGCAGCAAAACTATAAACGGATACAACCGGCGGATTTAGCCCGAATTGATACAAAAATCCGCCTGAGTGCGATCGACCTCAATCAAGCTGCCGGATTGTTGGCGATGCGATTGTATCCCTTACACCAACTCTCCCAAACTCCACCCCCATCCCCCATCTATCCCATAACCGAACAAGATTTAGAAGCGAAATTTCCCGGAGGGAAAACCTTGCCTCGGTTTACACTCCTCCTGGGAAGACAACTGTTTCAAGAGGCGAAGCAGCAGGAGGGAACAAGAACCGAAACTGTCATCTCACCTTCCCCCAACGAAGTAACTGCCGCCTTTCACCTGGTTTGGGTGAAAGAATTTAATAAAACGCAGGATAAAATCACCCGCCTGCGCCAATTTTCCGCCCCGGAACTGATGCAAATGGTCCGAGAAGCCCTAGAAGCATTAAATGTGAGTGGCATTCAACAAAAACTCTTACCCAGTCCCACCTACGCCAGTTATTCCCTCAGCTATCACCTCCCGGCGCAACTGGGAAGAATTGGGATTGTCTGGACAGAAGACCCCAATCTAGTCAGCTTTTATCATATCATGAAAGCCTGTGAAAAAGCCCTGACCATGCAACGCTGCAAAACCCTCTATTTAATTCGCGCTGAACGCTTAGGAACGCGCAAAAACCTGGGAAATAAACTCTACTCAGAAATTTTTACCGGACATCCCCATCGCCACATTTTACCGGACATGGTATCAATCCATTATTTAGTAACGTATCACAGTTTAGTCAATGCCGCTTGTGCCGGTGAATTAGTCGTGGGAAGTCTCACCCCGAATTTAAAAGAATTACAAGAAATGATTCGCCATGCCCAAATTTTAGAGGACTGTCCAGTATTACAAACCTTGGGCGTGTTTACCGGATATACCCGCATCATCGGAGTCAGCGATAATAAACCGAAACAACTCGGACCCGCAGGCGATCGCAGCAAAGCCTTAAAGCAGGCAAAAGAGTATTTACTCGCCTTAGTCCGCACCCAACAAATCATGGGCCGAACCGTGTTGATTCAGAATACCTTAGACCAATTTACCGATGTACAAGAGTATCAAGTTAAAGAGTTACTCTTTCAGCTTTGCACCGAAAACAAGCTATTTATTTTAGATGAAACTGTCCCAGAATCCGCCCAGTTAGTTTGTGTGTTAGAAGCCTTTGGCAAGAAGGCTAAAAACTAG
- a CDS encoding AAA family ATPase: MSFHPDLCRNESEVESKLIVSYLLPALGYTPDSWHQEVAFSSIRLDFLAFAIQAVPFVLDANSPLSVVMEAKSPKQNLDRHLRKFKRYLTKLQVKYGVLTNGKEMRIYERVGEDIHLVFQCLGQEVEAKIEEINALIGKESSQHKQTLDSPATDSNLPPIRDQSIPEQASEEIPFPEDLFPPTPSDPEPVVEPTSNTKRNSTVKVIAVYHNKGGVGKTTVAVNLAAALRKKGKKVLLIDIDAQSNSTFATGLMKFLFEEDDNLKDKNVYHILETGDFYSVSNVTRQSDNFNTPEIDVIPSHINLIEGQYKLNQIGATKGRLVTKLNQVEKEYDIVIIDTPPSRDLYAEVALIAADHLIIPSDLKPFANQGLPSVIQFISQVNEFRDMIGKEPLKILGVLPSKISPNPKFLQYTFPKQKSVISATYHLNLMETIIYERTILSQCTNHTVPIGDQDIPEPKSILEYAPDSLSSGEFEALALEVVAKIGMKK, translated from the coding sequence TTGAGTTTCCATCCAGACCTTTGCCGAAACGAGAGCGAAGTTGAGAGTAAACTAATCGTCAGTTACTTGTTGCCAGCATTAGGGTACACCCCGGACAGTTGGCATCAAGAAGTTGCTTTTAGTAGCATCCGGTTAGATTTCTTAGCCTTCGCCATCCAAGCCGTTCCCTTCGTCCTTGATGCCAATTCTCCCCTGAGTGTCGTGATGGAGGCCAAAAGTCCCAAACAAAACCTAGACCGACACCTGAGAAAGTTTAAACGCTATTTAACAAAACTACAGGTTAAATATGGGGTCCTCACGAATGGTAAGGAAATGCGGATTTATGAACGAGTGGGGGAGGACATCCATCTAGTCTTTCAGTGTTTGGGACAAGAAGTCGAGGCAAAAATTGAAGAAATTAATGCCTTGATTGGGAAAGAGAGCAGTCAACATAAACAAACCTTGGATTCACCGGCGACAGACTCTAATCTCCCTCCTATTAGGGACCAGTCAATTCCTGAACAAGCATCGGAAGAAATCCCGTTTCCAGAGGATTTATTTCCGCCCACTCCCAGTGACCCCGAACCCGTTGTTGAACCCACTTCTAATACTAAGAGGAATTCTACGGTGAAAGTAATTGCTGTTTATCATAACAAAGGCGGCGTCGGAAAAACCACGGTTGCAGTCAACTTAGCTGCCGCCCTCCGAAAAAAGGGAAAAAAGGTCCTGTTAATTGATATAGATGCTCAATCTAATTCAACTTTTGCCACAGGATTAATGAAGTTTTTATTTGAAGAAGATGACAATTTAAAAGATAAAAATGTTTATCATATTTTAGAAACAGGAGACTTTTATTCTGTATCAAATGTTACTCGACAATCTGATAATTTTAACACCCCCGAAATTGATGTAATTCCTTCTCATATTAACCTCATTGAAGGGCAATATAAATTGAATCAAATCGGAGCAACTAAAGGTCGGCTAGTCACTAAGTTAAACCAAGTTGAAAAAGAATATGATATCGTAATTATAGATACTCCTCCCTCCCGGGACTTATATGCAGAAGTCGCGTTGATTGCTGCGGACCATCTGATTATTCCATCTGATTTGAAACCTTTTGCTAACCAAGGGTTACCCAGTGTCATCCAGTTTATCAGTCAAGTGAATGAGTTTCGAGACATGATTGGAAAAGAACCGCTTAAGATTTTGGGAGTCTTACCTTCTAAAATTTCACCCAACCCCAAATTTTTGCAATATACTTTTCCTAAACAAAAAAGTGTTATTTCTGCAACGTATCACCTCAATCTAATGGAAACAATTATTTATGAACGAACAATTCTTTCTCAATGTACTAATCATACGGTTCCAATCGGAGACCAAGACATACCTGAACCTAAATCCATATTAGAATATGCACCGGATTCTTTATCATCGGGTGAATTTGAAGCATTAGCCTTAGAAGTTGTAGCTAAAATAGGAATGAAAAAATGA
- a CDS encoding HHL1-like protein → MTTQQGFGKVQPRKKSGKGTAKREEAAQKYEKMKEGDMPEFHIFMRIQGKKNWFPVGSLMVNRTSKINQAIFDTEEELREGGFRLFPILRKNQQNLEYGYRLKGKEYAEDPIELAVRPPEKQPNFIQGAIAKLKESFSGSKERSAN, encoded by the coding sequence GTGACGACACAACAGGGATTTGGGAAAGTGCAACCGCGCAAGAAAAGCGGCAAAGGCACAGCAAAGCGGGAAGAGGCAGCACAGAAGTATGAGAAAATGAAAGAAGGGGATATGCCCGAATTTCATATTTTTATGCGGATACAAGGCAAAAAGAACTGGTTTCCCGTGGGTTCATTGATGGTGAATCGAACCAGTAAGATTAATCAAGCGATTTTTGATACAGAGGAAGAGTTGCGAGAAGGCGGATTTCGCTTGTTTCCTATTCTGCGAAAAAATCAACAGAATCTGGAATATGGGTATCGCTTAAAAGGGAAAGAATATGCCGAAGATCCTATCGAGTTAGCAGTGCGTCCTCCAGAAAAACAGCCGAATTTTATCCAAGGTGCGATCGCCAAGTTGAAAGAGAGTTTTTCGGGTTCTAAAGAGCGATCGGCAAATTGA
- a CDS encoding ribonuclease D, which produces MPYLTDPTDIKDAIATCTQVERLWVDTEVADYRTKNPRLSLIQILPDFPGEFPNSLELLMNRVYLLDVLNRPQLTAEFINTIMANPAIEKVFHNASYDLRFLGKAQARNVTCTLLLAKSLPLFMLETSNFQLKTLACELCGLPRPDSSEQQSDWGRRSLSESQVRYATLDPIYLAYVHRRLMEIEGMTQRDPATDNVQVLAAEYTRLKQEAALLESELSYVEKRLKSAMQAQRIKQMHRVKFSSYERSTYKTPFSELAKLVQEEQIDFDCVLTLTKEMRTQLDAVSDRLPMSVETSETLQLKIIPPEDEQL; this is translated from the coding sequence ATGCCCTATTTAACGGATCCCACGGATATTAAAGATGCGATCGCCACCTGTACCCAAGTTGAACGCCTTTGGGTGGATACAGAAGTGGCGGATTATCGAACCAAAAACCCCCGACTTTCTCTGATTCAGATTTTGCCAGACTTCCCAGGAGAATTCCCCAACTCCCTAGAACTGTTAATGAACCGGGTTTATCTCTTAGATGTTCTTAATCGCCCCCAATTAACTGCCGAGTTTATCAACACTATCATGGCTAACCCTGCCATTGAAAAAGTGTTTCACAATGCCAGTTATGATTTGAGGTTTTTAGGAAAAGCCCAAGCCAGAAATGTAACTTGTACGTTACTTTTGGCGAAAAGTTTGCCGTTGTTTATGTTAGAAACCTCCAATTTTCAACTCAAAACTTTAGCTTGTGAATTGTGCGGGTTACCTCGTCCAGATAGTTCAGAGCAACAAAGTGACTGGGGAAGGCGATCGCTAAGTGAGAGCCAAGTTCGATATGCCACCCTCGACCCGATTTATTTAGCTTATGTGCATCGCCGTCTGATGGAAATTGAAGGCATGACTCAGCGAGATCCAGCAACGGATAACGTGCAGGTTCTAGCGGCAGAATATACAAGATTAAAGCAGGAAGCGGCGTTACTGGAGTCGGAATTGAGTTATGTGGAAAAGCGCCTCAAATCGGCAATGCAAGCTCAACGGATCAAGCAAATGCATCGAGTTAAATTCTCCAGTTATGAGCGATCGACGTATAAAACACCGTTTTCAGAATTGGCGAAACTCGTGCAAGAGGAACAGATTGATTTTGATTGTGTTCTCACTCTGACGAAGGAAATGCGGACTCAGTTAGATGCCGTCAGCGATCGCCTCCCCATGTCCGTTGAAACTTCCGAAACCTTGCAGTTAAAAATCATTCCACCCGAGGATGAGCAATTGTAG